One window from the genome of [Mycobacterium] stephanolepidis encodes:
- a CDS encoding MalT transcriptional regulator family protein has product MAGCDDLTAGGTPAGSTAWSPAPWFLATPPSSSPGMIARSHVHRTLDLHVQQSRAVVVLAPSGFGKTVAVGQWAAAQRQQQPGSVGWLTVTEQAADFPELIRGIMTALRHAAGDGDDAQVRRALATAFELPSLGLVFTALSTIQMPGRVTVVLDDFQKAIGVTQSAEFVEFIEHGPPWLRLVLITTEAPETLLTRLRVHGQVAVVTAGELAFTAEDVLSAACHVHQQDLAAGDAERIAYSTGGWPAAVRLALLDGETPSALDDLDLSEYIRAAVLGRLRPELAEFVLAATVCTRVDERLAAVLSGRVDAAGLLAECATSGLFIERFGSGEDAIYQWHSMFAHGCGEVLRQSDPARWSALNLLAARELRDRYPLDAVEHAVRGADGRLAAETITDHWLELLLEARSVALESVCIAVADAFGETADIAMVRSCCREVAGDRLGAQLHFERAQALTHGHVESRRVRLIADVSRILISDDHSTMAGAVDAVSEALTDRTLVADRVYACALFLVGWAETRLRRDVGHSMRLLESAAQECRALGLAAVADRATESLAFAYVHAGQFGRAQRSLSLAEVPWLSH; this is encoded by the coding sequence ATGGCTGGCTGCGACGACCTGACTGCAGGCGGGACACCCGCCGGCTCGACGGCCTGGAGCCCGGCCCCATGGTTCCTGGCCACGCCACCGTCATCGAGCCCCGGAATGATCGCCCGCTCGCATGTGCACCGCACTCTTGACCTGCACGTTCAGCAGTCTCGGGCGGTCGTGGTGCTCGCCCCATCAGGGTTCGGCAAGACGGTCGCGGTGGGCCAATGGGCCGCCGCACAGCGGCAGCAGCAACCGGGCTCGGTCGGGTGGCTGACGGTGACGGAGCAGGCGGCAGACTTCCCCGAGCTGATCCGCGGCATCATGACGGCGCTGCGGCACGCGGCGGGTGACGGTGACGATGCCCAGGTCCGGCGGGCACTGGCTACCGCCTTCGAGCTGCCGTCCCTGGGACTGGTCTTCACCGCCCTGTCGACGATCCAGATGCCGGGCCGGGTCACGGTCGTGCTCGATGATTTCCAGAAGGCCATCGGAGTCACACAGTCCGCGGAGTTTGTCGAGTTCATCGAGCATGGTCCGCCCTGGCTGCGGTTGGTGTTGATCACCACGGAGGCGCCGGAGACGTTGCTCACCAGGCTGCGGGTGCATGGTCAGGTGGCGGTGGTGACGGCGGGCGAATTGGCGTTCACCGCTGAGGATGTGCTGTCGGCCGCCTGCCATGTGCACCAGCAGGACCTCGCGGCCGGGGACGCCGAACGCATCGCGTACAGCACCGGGGGCTGGCCCGCGGCCGTGCGGCTTGCGCTCTTAGACGGCGAAACGCCCAGTGCTCTTGATGATCTCGATCTGAGTGAATACATCCGTGCCGCCGTTCTCGGGCGGCTACGCCCGGAGCTTGCCGAGTTTGTGCTGGCCGCGACCGTATGCACGCGGGTGGATGAACGCCTGGCCGCGGTGCTCTCCGGGCGCGTCGATGCCGCGGGGTTGCTTGCGGAATGTGCGACCTCCGGGCTGTTCATCGAACGATTCGGATCTGGCGAAGATGCTATCTACCAATGGCATTCGATGTTCGCACACGGATGTGGCGAGGTACTCAGGCAGTCGGACCCGGCGCGATGGAGCGCCTTGAACCTGTTGGCAGCGCGCGAGCTGCGGGACCGCTACCCGTTGGATGCCGTCGAGCATGCCGTTCGCGGGGCGGACGGGCGGTTGGCCGCGGAGACAATCACCGATCATTGGCTCGAGCTACTGCTGGAAGCCCGATCGGTGGCACTGGAGAGTGTCTGCATCGCGGTGGCCGACGCATTCGGTGAGACCGCCGATATTGCGATGGTGCGTTCCTGTTGCCGGGAGGTCGCGGGTGATCGCCTTGGCGCACAGCTGCATTTCGAGCGCGCGCAGGCCCTGACACATGGCCACGTCGAGTCTCGGCGGGTGCGTCTCATCGCGGATGTGAGCCGCATCCTAATCTCCGACGACCACAGCACCATGGCGGGAGCTGTCGACGCGGTGTCCGAAGCCTTGACTGATCGCACACTCGTGGCGGACCGCGTGTATGCGTGCGCGCTGTTTCTGGTGGGCTGGGCCGAAACCAGGTTGCGGCGCGACGTCGGTCACTCGATGCGACTGCTGGAGTCGGCGGCGCAGGAGTGCCGTGCGCTGGGTCTGGCAGCGGTCGCTGATAGGGCCACGGAGAGCCTGGCATTCGCCTACGTCCATGCCGGGCAGTTCGGCCGCGCCCAGCGGTCGCTAAGCCTGGCAGAGGTGCCCTGGCTCTCCCACTAG
- a CDS encoding S1C family serine protease: MTAGAVVVAIAASATTAVVVVNQSGHPAPVAQKSSPGVAGKPSLPTGSILGQPGAAAPVGSVEQVSAKVLPSVVQLKIQSGQQGEEGSGIVLSPDGLILTNNHVVAAAMSGSGDLAPSAPSRRGPLTNLPPGILPGEQLPGDYQDGRDGQVPNGNDRRSTRPSAHSGDGVKATVTLADGRTVPFTVVGADPDDDLAVVRAQGVSDLTPISIGSSKDLKVGQNVVAIGSPLGLKGTVTTGIISALGRPVSTGDDQSGQHSVMSAIQTDAAINPGNSGGALVDMNGDLIGVNSAIASLSGGQDSQGGGQAGSIGLGFAIPVDQAKRIADELVATGTVRHASLGVQLGSGDDMPGAVVAGVVSGSAAATAGLPKGAVITKVDNQVIDGPEALVAAVRSKAPGDAVTLTYADQSGTSRTVQVTLGQSAT, from the coding sequence CTGACCGCGGGTGCCGTTGTGGTGGCCATCGCCGCCAGCGCCACCACGGCCGTCGTCGTGGTCAACCAGTCCGGACACCCCGCCCCGGTGGCGCAGAAATCGAGCCCAGGAGTCGCCGGAAAACCCTCCCTGCCAACAGGTTCAATACTCGGACAGCCGGGTGCCGCGGCCCCGGTCGGCTCGGTCGAGCAGGTGTCGGCCAAGGTGCTGCCCAGCGTGGTGCAACTGAAGATCCAAAGCGGGCAGCAGGGCGAGGAAGGCTCCGGCATCGTGCTGAGTCCTGACGGGCTGATCCTGACCAACAATCACGTTGTGGCAGCGGCCATGTCGGGCAGCGGCGATCTGGCGCCCTCGGCCCCATCGCGCCGCGGGCCCCTCACCAACCTTCCGCCCGGCATCCTGCCCGGCGAACAGCTGCCCGGCGACTATCAGGATGGTCGTGACGGGCAGGTGCCCAACGGCAACGACCGGCGCAGCACCCGGCCTTCCGCCCACTCCGGCGACGGGGTCAAGGCAACCGTGACGCTGGCCGATGGTCGTACGGTCCCGTTCACCGTCGTCGGCGCGGACCCCGACGATGACCTGGCCGTGGTCCGGGCCCAGGGCGTCTCCGACCTCACCCCGATCTCCATCGGTTCCTCGAAAGACCTGAAAGTCGGCCAGAACGTCGTCGCCATCGGCTCACCCCTGGGCCTGAAGGGGACGGTGACAACCGGCATCATCAGCGCGCTCGGTCGCCCGGTCAGCACCGGCGATGACCAGAGCGGACAGCATTCGGTGATGAGTGCCATCCAGACGGATGCGGCCATCAACCCCGGCAACTCCGGCGGTGCACTCGTCGACATGAACGGTGACCTCATCGGGGTGAACTCGGCGATCGCGTCACTGTCCGGCGGCCAGGACTCACAGGGCGGCGGACAGGCCGGCTCGATCGGCCTGGGCTTCGCCATCCCGGTGGATCAAGCCAAGCGCATCGCCGACGAGCTGGTCGCCACCGGCACCGTGCGGCATGCCTCGCTGGGTGTTCAGCTCGGCTCCGGTGACGACATGCCTGGCGCGGTCGTGGCAGGTGTGGTCAGTGGCAGCGCGGCGGCGACGGCCGGCCTGCCCAAGGGCGCGGTGATCACCAAGGTCGACAACCAGGTCATCGACGGCCCCGAGGCGCTGGTGGCCGCAGTGCGGTCCAAGGCACCCGGCGACGCGGTAACGCTCACCTACGCGGACCAGTCGGGAACGTCGCGCACGGTCCAGGTCACCCTCGGGCAATCGGCAACGTGA
- a CDS encoding Fic family protein — MPPPTLNGDLGLFKTMDTSRLVKIMTRSVNVATDPYLPWDELRFRKPPDDATHNEWWLATRLARSSIQRAIPLTTMSGGNFTYALPDEVLRLLDEVTQRASGQIAVPEQVTNAATKDRYVISSLIEEAITSSQLEGASTSRKRAKEMIRHDKKPTTRSEQMILNNYRAMQHVSENRVEEFTPEAICQLHEIVTYKTLDNPECAGKIQSDPDPDDRVKVFDSEGNVLHTPPPVDQLPERLQRLCDFANGNDGQRVYVPPVVRALAIHFMMGYDHYFEDGNGRTARALFYWSMLRQGYWLSEYLTISRILKTAPSKYSKSFIFTEQDQGDLTYFLIYQLKVIQRALDDLNKYLARKSEELQSTRKLLTRTESKFNHRQLGLLEFAIKRPDEYYTVKSHAKSHGVSEQAARNDLYELERRQLLERDKIGREFIWTAPPDLAERIKSSH; from the coding sequence GCCAACCCTCAATGGGGATCTGGGGCTGTTCAAAACGATGGACACCAGCCGCCTGGTCAAGATCATGACACGGAGCGTCAACGTTGCGACCGATCCGTACCTTCCATGGGACGAGCTTCGATTCAGAAAGCCGCCAGACGACGCTACGCACAACGAGTGGTGGCTTGCAACTCGACTGGCGCGCAGCAGCATTCAGCGCGCAATTCCACTTACGACGATGAGCGGGGGAAACTTTACCTACGCGCTCCCCGACGAGGTTCTTCGCCTTTTGGATGAGGTAACCCAACGTGCCAGTGGCCAGATTGCGGTGCCGGAGCAGGTAACCAACGCTGCAACAAAAGATCGGTATGTCATCAGCTCGCTGATAGAAGAAGCAATTACTAGCAGTCAATTGGAGGGTGCTTCCACCAGTCGAAAAAGAGCCAAAGAGATGATTCGACATGACAAGAAGCCGACTACGCGAAGTGAACAGATGATTCTCAACAACTATCGCGCAATGCAACATGTTAGTGAGAATCGAGTTGAAGAGTTCACGCCCGAGGCAATCTGTCAGCTTCACGAGATTGTCACCTACAAGACTCTTGACAATCCGGAATGTGCCGGAAAAATCCAGAGCGATCCCGATCCGGATGATCGTGTGAAGGTTTTCGACAGCGAAGGTAATGTGCTGCACACGCCGCCACCAGTGGACCAGCTCCCTGAACGGCTGCAACGACTCTGCGATTTTGCGAATGGCAACGATGGTCAAAGGGTGTATGTTCCGCCGGTCGTTCGGGCCTTAGCGATTCATTTCATGATGGGATATGACCATTATTTTGAAGACGGAAACGGTCGAACGGCCCGCGCACTGTTTTATTGGAGCATGTTACGGCAAGGGTATTGGCTTTCAGAGTACCTAACGATCTCGCGAATACTAAAGACTGCACCCTCAAAGTATTCAAAATCGTTCATCTTCACCGAGCAAGACCAAGGTGACCTCACGTATTTCCTCATCTATCAACTCAAGGTGATCCAACGCGCGCTCGATGATTTGAACAAGTATCTAGCACGCAAGTCCGAAGAGCTTCAAAGCACTCGAAAGTTACTGACGCGTACCGAGAGTAAGTTCAATCATCGACAGTTGGGACTACTAGAGTTTGCGATCAAGCGTCCAGACGAGTACTACACTGTTAAGTCGCATGCTAAGAGTCACGGAGTTTCGGAGCAGGCGGCCCGGAACGATCTGTACGAGCTCGAGCGACGGCAGCTTTTGGAGCGCGACAAGATCGGGCGCGAATTCATTTGGACAGCACCGCCCGATCTCGCTGAAAGGATCAAGTCGAGTCACTAG
- a CDS encoding MmpS family transport accessory protein produces MYRLLKRFWIPLLLVIVVGIGGYAIAQIRSSAIPRPPKPGEGSGITANFNPKHITYEIVGTGGTANLNYLDENGQPHLIENAPLPWSFTIVTTMPSMSANIVAQGDRNVSGLGCRVTVDGGVRDDRTGTDKVKPFIYCLVKSV; encoded by the coding sequence GTGTACCGACTGTTGAAGCGGTTTTGGATTCCGCTACTGCTGGTGATTGTCGTCGGGATCGGCGGATACGCGATTGCGCAGATCCGCAGCTCGGCGATTCCACGCCCGCCGAAGCCGGGTGAGGGGTCGGGAATCACCGCCAACTTCAACCCGAAGCACATCACCTACGAGATCGTGGGGACGGGCGGCACCGCGAACCTCAACTACCTCGATGAGAACGGGCAGCCCCATCTCATTGAAAATGCGCCACTGCCTTGGTCTTTCACGATCGTGACAACCATGCCGTCCATGTCGGCCAACATCGTCGCGCAAGGCGATCGCAACGTCAGCGGTCTTGGATGCCGCGTGACGGTCGACGGGGGCGTGCGCGATGACCGAACCGGCACAGACAAAGTCAAACCGTTTATCTACTGCTTGGTGAAATCCGTATGA
- a CDS encoding TetR family transcriptional regulator: protein MTFRRARSEEQREIRRQAILETASSMLSDMPVSQISLNELSRRTGLAKSAMMRYFESREAVLLELLDTSLRCWVTEIVAELSCDTRSGSAQERVDRLAALLSRSLRERAVLCDLMTAQPGVLEYNVSPETLLCFRRSAHNTIAIYTDAIRDFIPELGDDARSVSLSTVVTSAALWMYAQPSASAVAACQAEPELADISLNFNDDLETMLARLITGALVKRSS from the coding sequence ATGACCTTCCGTCGGGCGCGCAGCGAGGAGCAGCGCGAGATCCGTCGGCAAGCCATCCTGGAAACCGCGTCATCGATGCTCAGCGACATGCCGGTCAGCCAGATCAGCCTTAATGAGCTGAGCCGACGCACCGGCCTAGCAAAGTCCGCGATGATGCGCTATTTCGAGTCCCGCGAGGCCGTGCTGCTGGAACTTCTCGACACGTCACTACGCTGCTGGGTCACCGAAATTGTGGCGGAGCTCTCTTGCGACACGCGATCCGGCTCGGCGCAGGAAAGGGTCGATCGCCTGGCCGCATTGCTCAGCCGGTCTTTACGAGAACGCGCCGTGCTGTGCGACCTCATGACCGCCCAACCAGGAGTGTTGGAGTACAACGTCTCGCCCGAGACACTGTTGTGTTTTCGGCGCTCTGCCCACAACACCATTGCCATCTACACCGATGCGATTCGCGACTTCATCCCCGAGCTCGGTGACGATGCTCGAAGCGTGTCCCTTTCCACCGTGGTGACCAGCGCCGCCCTGTGGATGTACGCCCAGCCGTCGGCCAGCGCGGTCGCCGCCTGCCAGGCCGAACCTGAATTGGCGGACATCTCGTTGAACTTCAACGATGACCTGGAGACCATGTTGGCGCGGCTCATCACCGGCGCCCTGGTCAAGCGCAGTTCCTGA
- a CDS encoding helix-turn-helix transcriptional regulator, whose protein sequence is MWQGDLAGALEDFTVVDAAVGDGYPDIGRMMLVFSAAALGNQGCDWSLPQLEAVAMRIGEDENRAVPIGSFRAAALARIAEIRGHTREALQLAARLLDVTPLPTASVMVAGVCRRLGDIDLAESLADNARGESVPSYTRAYAALVGALLTWDSGDNDRAHQLLEESLALAAPESVRYPFLDNAGQSCRDLLGAHSSRTAYPDFLAECLLSCETGASDNPAASLTSREREVLAYLRTPMTAAEIAAKLSVSVNTLKTHQRSIYQKLQVSNRREAIGIAPH, encoded by the coding sequence ATGTGGCAGGGCGATCTGGCGGGGGCGCTCGAGGATTTCACCGTGGTGGATGCTGCGGTAGGGGATGGTTACCCGGATATCGGGCGCATGATGTTGGTGTTCAGTGCTGCAGCACTGGGGAACCAGGGGTGCGATTGGTCCCTCCCGCAGCTGGAGGCGGTGGCCATGCGCATCGGCGAAGACGAGAACAGGGCCGTCCCGATAGGCAGTTTCCGTGCAGCCGCACTAGCGAGGATCGCCGAGATTCGGGGGCACACGCGCGAGGCGTTACAGCTGGCGGCGAGGCTCCTCGATGTGACGCCATTGCCGACAGCCTCTGTGATGGTGGCGGGCGTATGCCGACGGCTCGGGGACATCGACCTCGCAGAGTCCCTGGCCGACAATGCACGTGGCGAGTCAGTACCTTCATACACGCGTGCCTACGCAGCTCTGGTGGGCGCGTTGCTGACGTGGGATAGCGGCGATAATGATCGGGCTCACCAACTGCTGGAGGAGTCGCTCGCATTGGCGGCCCCGGAATCTGTGCGCTACCCGTTCCTGGACAACGCCGGTCAGTCGTGTCGTGATCTGTTGGGGGCGCACAGCTCACGGACCGCGTATCCGGATTTCCTCGCCGAGTGTCTATTGTCCTGCGAGACGGGTGCATCGGATAACCCTGCCGCATCACTCACCTCACGGGAGCGAGAAGTGTTGGCATACTTGCGGACTCCGATGACTGCGGCGGAGATCGCCGCGAAGCTGTCGGTTTCGGTCAACACCCTGAAGACACATCAGCGTTCCATCTACCAGAAACTGCAGGTATCGAACCGCCGTGAGGCGATCGGCATTGCGCCGCACTGA